The following proteins come from a genomic window of Sorghum bicolor cultivar BTx623 chromosome 3, Sorghum_bicolor_NCBIv3, whole genome shotgun sequence:
- the LOC8060831 gene encoding L-Ala-D/L-amino acid epimerase, producing MDPSLSSSPLRLSATPAGPGATLTTPKPTLVAAAGPGRQPTTTTTCLRAISPSPSPPTPVESFGFDALKETFSVDVAAADARPLDVPLAAPFTIASSRLVAVSNVAVRVELRSGAVGWGEAPVLPSVTAEDQPAALDAAGRACAALEDASAAPLGALLQDVASVLPGHAFASARAGVEMALIDAVANSIRIPLWRLFGGASDSVTTDITIPIVTPNEAAQLAAKYRGQGFQTLKLKVGKNLNSDIEVLKAIRLVHPDCSFILDANEGYTANQAIEVLDRLNEMGVTPVLFEQPVHRDDWDGLRDVSSVAMEKYKVAVAADESCRSLLDAQKIIQGNLAHVINIKLAKLGILGALEIIDAARKANISLMIGGMVETRIAMGFAGHLAAGLGCFSFVDLDTPLLLSEDPVYGGYEAFGPLYKFTNARGHGGFLHLDNDASK from the exons ATGGACCCGTCTCTCTCCTCGTCGCCTCTCCGCCTCTCCGCAACCCCCGCCGGCCCGGGCGCGACCCTTACCACCCCGAAGCCCACCCTCGTGGCGGCCGCCGGCCCCGGCCGCcagcccaccaccaccaccacctgccTCCGCGCCATCTcgccgtccccgtccccgcccACCCCCGTGGAGTCGTTCGGCTTCGACGCGCTCAAGGAGACCTTCTCCGTGGACGTGGCGGCCGCCGACGCGCGCCCGCTCGACGTCCCGCTCGCCGCGCCCTTCACCATCGCGTCCTCCCGCCTCGTCGCGGTGAGCAACGTCGCCGTGCGCGTCGAGCTCCGCAGCGGCGCCGTCGGGTGGGGGGAGGCGCCCGTGCTGCCTTCCGTCACCGCCGAGGACCAGCCCGCGGCGCTCGACGCCGCCGGACGGGCGTGCGCCGCGCTCGAGGACGCCTCCGCGGCGCCACTCGGCGCGCTGCTCCAGGACGTCGCCAGTGTGCTCCCCGGACACGCCTTCGCCTCG GCCAGAGCAGGAGTGGAGATGGCGCTGATTGACGCGGTTGCTAATAGCATTCGCATACCGCTATGGAGATTATTCGGAGGAGCATCAGATAGTGTGACAACTGACATCACA ATTCCAATTGTGACCCCAAATGAAGCTGCTCAGTTGGCTGCAAAATATCGTGGACAAGGGTTTCAAACTCTGAAGCTCAAGGTTGGGAAGAACTTGAATTCAGATATAGAAGTTCTGAAAGCTATTCGACTTGTCCATCCAGATTGCTCATTTATTTTGGATGCAAATGAGGGATACAcagcaaatcaagcaattgaagttcTTGATAGACTAAATG AAATGGGAGTGACCCCTGTGCTCTTTGAGCAACCAGTTCACAGGGATGATTGGGACGGTCTCCGAGATGTTAGCTCTGTGGCCATGGAGAAATACaaagttgctgttgctgctgatgAAAGCTGTCGGAGTTTACTTGATGCTCAGAAAATAATACAAGGGAATCTTGCCCATGTTATTAACATCAAGCTGGCAAAGTTGGGGATTCTTGGAGCCCTAGAAATAATTGATGCTGCAAGAAAAGCCAATATTTCTCTGATGATCGGTGGCATGGTCGAGACTAGGATTGCTATGGGCTTTGCTGGTCATTTAGCTGCTGGGCTTGGATGCTTTAG TTTCGTTGACCTGGACACACCTCTTTTACTCTCTGAAGATCCTGTGTATGGTGGCTATGAAG CTTTTGGACCTCTGTACAAGTTTACAAACGCCCGTGGCCATGGCGGTTTCCTTCACTTGGATAATGATGCCTCG AAATGA
- the LOC110434009 gene encoding uncharacterized protein LOC110434009, with translation MSMSVSSSPADLSRVLPRVLIVSRRTVRKNKFVDFVGEYHLDLIVGYGAVPVIVPRVAGVHALLDSFEPIHGVLLCEGEDIDPSLYDSSADADADAALSPEQLEAVRRLHPSDAAIDHEKDSIELRLARRCLERNIPYLGICRGSQVLNVACGGSLYQDVEHELAVGPGAEAVVQHINYGDYDGHRHPVRVLPGTPLHEWFAGDLADEGARLMVNSYHHQGVRRLAQRFAPMAVAPDGLVEAFYDPDTYSPGDGRFIMGLQFHPERMRKPGHGSGSGDEFDYPGCARAYQEFVRAVVAYQEKTSAVPRGVPAPSPKLSKEMERRRKVISRSFSLAKDMYLSGGRTNPAEQRDLEAGAEFLESNTASLSVQQEKRLKQMGATVRNASGYLNSLKVSGVREAAARALMAEMTVNQLSDLAAFYGTMGKICSEVLDAKLQALHGNVNLHE, from the exons ATGTCCATGTCCGTGTCTTCCTCCCCCGCCGACCTCTCCCGCGTCCTCCCCCGCGTCCTCATCGTCTCCCGCCGCACTGTCCGCAAGAACAAGTTCGTCGACTTCGTCG GTGAGTACCACCTGGACCTCATCGTGGGCTACGGCGCGGTGCCGGTGATCGTGCCGCGCGTGGCGGGGGTGCACGCGCTGCTGGACTCGTTCGAGCCCATCCACGGCGTGCTCCTCTGCGAGGGCGAGGACATCGACCCGTCCCTCTACGACTCctccgccgacgccgacgccgacgccgcgctCTCGCCGGAGCAGCTGGAGGCCGTGCGGCGCCTGCACCCGAGCGACGCGGCCATCGACCACGAGAAGGACTCGATCGAGCTCCGCCTCGCGCGCCGCTGCCTGGAGCGCAACATCCCCTACCTGGGCATCTGCCGGGGCTCGCAGGTGCTCAACGTCGCCTGCGGCGGCTCGCTGTACCAAGACGTGGAGCACGAGCTGGCGGTCGGGCCCGGCGCCGAGGCCGTCGTCCAGCACATCAACTACGGCGACTACGACGGGCACCGGCACCCGGTGCGCGTGCTGCCGGGAACGCCGCTGCACGAGTGGTTCGCGGGCGATCTCGCCGACGAGGGCGCGCGGCTGATGGTGAACAGCTACCACCACCAGGGCGTGCGGCGCCTGGCGCAGCGGTTCGCGCCCATGGCGGTCGCGCCGGACGGGCTCGTCGAGGCGTTCTACGACCCGGACACGTACAGCCCCGGCGACGGCAGGTTCATCATGGGCCTCCAGTTCCACCCGGAGCGCATGCGCAAGCCAGGCcacggctccggctccggcgacgaGTTCGACTACCCCGGCTGCGCCAGGGCCTACCAGGAGTTCGTCCGCGCCGTCGTCGCCTACCAGGAGAAGACGTCGGCGGTTCCCCGTGGCGTCCCCGCGCCGTCGCCGAAGCTGAGCAAGGAGATGGAGAGGCGGCGCAAGGTCATCTCCCGGAGCTTCTCGCTCGCCAAGGACATGTACCTCTCCGGCGGCCGCACCAACCCGGCGGAGCAGCGCGACCTCGAAGCCGGCGCCGAGTTCCTCGAG TCGAACACGGCGTCGCTGAGCGTGCAGCAGGAGAAGCGGCTGAAGCAGATGGGCGCCACGGTGCGGAACGCGTCGGGGTACCTCAACAGCCTCAAGGTGAGCGGCGtgcgggaggcggcggcgcgggcgctCATGGCGGAGATGACGGTGAACCAGCTCTCGGACCTCGCCGCCTTCTACGGCACCATGGGCAAGATCTGCTCCGAGGTGCTCGACGCCAAGCTGCAGGCTCTGCATGGCAACGTGAATCTGCACGAATGA